CGTTACCGTGCGGTTGAACACGGGTTTGCCTTGCGCGTGGTCGCGGCGGTCGGTAACGAAGTAGCCCAAGCGTTCAAACTGCCAGCGGCTCTCGGGCGGCAAATCGTTGGCGGAGGCTTCGACCCAGGCTTGGATTTCGCGCACGGATTCGGGGTTGAGAAAGTCGGTGAAGGGCAGGTATTCGCCGTCTGCGCCGCGCACGGCATCGGGGCGCGGTTCGGTGAACAGGCGCTCGTACAGGCGCACGGTGGCGGGTACGGCGTGTTCGGCGGAGAGCCAGTGGATCACGCCTTTGACTTTGCGGCCTTCGGGGTTTTTGCCCAGCGTGTCGTAATCAAGGCTGCATTTGAGTTCGACCACATGGCCGTCTGCATCTTTGACGACTTCGTCGCAGCGCATCACATAGCTGTGGCGCAGGCGCACTTCGCCGCCGGGGACGAGGCGTTTGAAGCCTTTGGGCGGGTTTTCGGCGAAGTCGTCGGCTTCGATGTAGAGCGTTGGCGAAATCGGCAGCTCGCGTCCGCCCATTTCTTCGTGGTTGGGGTGGTAGGGCGCGTAGCGGCTTTGCGCTTGGTCGGGGTCGAAGTTGGTGAGCGTTACTTTGAGCGGGTTGAGTACGGCAATCATGCGCGGGGCGGAGTTTTCCAGCTCTTCGCGGATGGCGCCTTCGAGTACGCTCATGTCGATGACGTTTTCAGATTTGGAAATGCCGGCGCGTTTGGCAAACAGACGCAGGCCTTCGGGCGTGTAGCCGCGGCGGCGCATACCGGAAATCGTCGGCATACGCGGGTCGTCCCAGCCGGCAACGTGGCCGTCGGCAACCAGTTGGTTCAGCTTGCGTTTGGACGTGATGGAATACAAAAGCTCCAAACGGGAAAACTCGTATTGGCGCGGGCGGGTGGCGTGCGGCGCAGGGATATTGTCCAACACCCAGTCGTAAAGCGGGCGGTGGGCTTCAAATTCGAGCGTACACAAGGAATGCGTGATGCCTTCGATGGCATCGGAAATGCAATGCGTGTAGTCGTACATCGGGTAGATGCACCATTTGTCGCCGGTGTTGTGGTGATGGGCGCGGCGGATGCGGTAGATGACGGGGTCGCGCATATTGATGTTGCCTGATGCCATGTCGATTTTCAGGCGCAGGGTTTTGCTGCCGTCCGGAAACTCGCCGTTTTTCATGCGTGTAAACAGGTCGAGGTTTTCTTCGATACTGCGGTCGCGGTAAGGGCTGTTTTTGCCCGCTTCGGTCAGCGTGCCGCGGTATTCGCGCATTTCTTCGGGCGTCAAATCATCGACATACGCTTTGCCGTCTTTGATTAAGCCGACAGCGTAGTCGTAAAGCTGGTCGAAATAGTTGGAAGCGAAACGCGGCTCGCCCGCCCATTCAAAGCCCAGCCATTGCACGTCTTCTTTGATGGAATTGACGTATTCGTCGCTTTCTTTTTCGGGGTTGGTGTCGTCGAAACGCAGGTTGCACAGGCCGTCATACACATAGGCGAGGCCGAAATTGAGGCAGATGGATTTGGCGTGGCCGATGTGCAGATAGCCGTTGGGTTCGGGCGGGAAACGGGTTTGGATGGCGGTGTGTTTGCCGCTTTTGAGGTCTTCTTCGATAAGGGTGCGGATGAAGTGGTTGTCGGCGAATTGGTCTTTGTGGAGCATGGCGAAAACGGGTGTGGAAAAAACGGCGATTGTACCCGATTTTGCCCGCCGCCCGTATGCACAGGCCGTCTGAAAAAGGCGGCGGGGCTGTTTTTCAGACGGCCTCAATCTGTATAATCGCGCCCTTTGCGGCCGTCTGAAAAACCGGCACGCGCCCATCCGCAACCATCAGGAGACCATTATGAACGCATTTGCAAAACTCACCCTCGCCGCCGCCCTCGGCTTCGGCCTTGCCGCCTGCGGCGGACAATCCGGCAGCCCTGCCGCTTCCGGCGCGGCCGGCAGCGCGCCCGCCGCCTCGGACAAAACCGAAATCCGCTTCGGCACCACCCCGGGCGACTTCGCCGACATGATCAAAGACCAAATCCAACCCGCGCTGGAAAAACAGGGCTACACCGTTACCCTTACCGAATACCCCGACTATGTTACCCCCAACAAAGCCCTGGCCGAAAACGCCATCGACATCAACATTTTCCAGCACAAACCCTATCTCGACGGCTTCAAAGCCGAACACAAGCTCGATTTGGTGGAAGTGTTCCAAGTGCCCACCGCTCCGCTGGGCATCTACCCGGGCAAACTGGCCAAACTCGAAGACGTGAAAAGCGGCAGCACCGTCGCCATCCCCAACGACCCCTCCAACCTCGCCCGCGCCCTCGTGATGCTCAACGAGCTGGGCTGGATCAAACTGAAAGACGGCATCGACCCGCTCAAAGCCTCGCGCGCCGACATCGCCGAAAACAGCAAAAACATCGAATTTGTCGAAATGGAAGCCGCCAACCTGCCGCGCAGCCGACAAGACGTTGATTTTGCGATTGTAAACGGCAACTACGCCATGAGCAGCGGCATGAAACTCACCGAATCCCTGTTCCAAGAACCCAGCTTCACCTACGTAAACTGGTCGGCCGTGCGCACCGCCGACAAAGACGCCAAATGGGTGAAAGACGTAACCGACGCCTACAACACCGACAGCTTCAAAGCCTACGCCCACCAACGCTTCGCCGGCTACAAATACCCCGCCGCCTGGGGCGAAGGCGCGGCAGCAGGCGCGAAAGCCGAAGCCGCCTCCACCGCCTCCGCAGCGAAATAAAGATTCGGCTTAACCATACAAAAAGGCCGTCTGAAAAACGGGTTTTCCGGTTTTCAGACGACCTTTCGCCTCCAAGGTAGGGTGAAACAAAATAAAAGATACCCATCGTAGGCTGGGCTTCAGCCCAGCTAACTCGCTATTTATCCGATATTTTGCCGGGCTGAAGCCCAGCCTACACCGAATACTTTTTATCTATATCCACTATAACCGTAGGTCGGATACTCGTATCCGACATCCCGCGCGGCGGAACAAACCTGCGGGAAAACATCGGATTCCAGCAGGCAGGGTGGGTTGCAAACCCAACATTTCCGATTACCCGACCATGTTGGGCTAAGACCCAACCTACGCTTATTCAAACATCGGAGGCCGTCTGAAAAACCGTAAAACACGTTTTTCAGACGGCCTCTTTGCCGATGCGCCGCGCGGCGGCGGGTTTATCCGCGCCCCGTCCCGTCCGCGTCGTCTCCGTCCGCATCTTCCCCGTCCGGCGCGGGCGGCAGGGCGGCGGTTTCGGGCAGGACGAGTTCGCCCAGTTCGGTGAGCGGCGGCAGGCTTTCGAGGGATTCGAGCTGCAGATCGGCGAGGAAGGCGGGGGTGGTGGCCCATAGGGCGGGGCGGCCGACGGTGTCGCGCCGACCGACGGTTTCGATCCAGCCCCGGTCGAGCAGGGTCTGCATCACGTTTTGCGACACGGCCACGCCGCGTATGTCTTCGATGTCGCCGCGCGTAACCGGCTGCTGGTAGGCGATGATGGCCAGGGTTTCCATCACGGCGCGGGAGTAGCGCGGGCTGCGGGTTTCCTGCAACGCGCCCAGCCGCTCGAAGGCGGCGGGGACGGTTTGGAAACGCCAGCCCTCGGCGGTGTGCGCCAGTTGCAGGGCGCGGCCGTGCCAGCGGGCTTTGAGGCTGCCGAGCACGTCGATGAGTTTGTCTTGCGAGAGCGGCGGGTCGCACAGTTGGCGCAGGGTTTTTTCGCCGAGCGGTTCGGGCTGGGTGAGCAGGGCGGCTTCGATGAGCGCGTCGGGCGGGAGTTTGTCGTTCATGGTGTTTGTTCGGTTTTTTTCAGACGGCCTCTCGGGTTTGTCCGCGGTTTGAGGCCGTCTGAAAGCGCAGCTTCGGCGTAGTCAGAAACAGATTATTCGGCAGCGGCGGATTCGGTATCCGTCGGGGCGGGCGGCGGGGCAAACTGCTGCATCTGCTGCAACACGAGGCGGGCGCGGATGCCTTCGGGCAGGCGGAAGTCGAGCAGCAGGCGGGTGATTTTGAGGGCTTCGTGCAGGCTCTCGCCGCCCTCGAAGCGGCCTTCGTGCAGTTGGCGCAGGATGCCGCCGTCGGCGGTGAGCGCGTCTTGCGGGACGCTGCCGCCGGCGTAGGGCTGGGGCGGCTGTTCGGCCGCAATAAGGTAGCGCGTGCCGGCGCGGACGGGATTGCCGTCGGCGTCGGACTGCAAATCGGGGGCGTAGCCCAGCTCGGTGAGCAGCCGCCACTCGAAGCGGCGCAGGGCGGCGGCGTGGGCGGTTTCGGTGCAGACGCTTTTTAAGGCTTGGGCGAGCGCGTCGTAAACGGCGGGCTGCGCGTCTTCGCGCGGCGTGAGTTTGAGCACCAGCTCGTTGAGGTACAGGCCGCTGAGCAACGCCCTGCCCTGCGGCTGCGGCCAGCCGCCCAGCCATTCGGCGCGGTGCAGGGTTTTGGTTTCCGCGCCGCCGTACCACGACACGCTGACAGGCACGAAGGGCACGAGCACGCCGCGCAGCTCGCTCTGGCGTTTGCGCGCGCTGCGCGCCAAAAGCGACACGCGCCCGTAGCGGCGGCTGTACATTTCCAGCCGCAGGCTGCTTTCGCGCCAGGGCGCGGCGGCGAGCAGGAAGGCCGGTTCGTGGTTGATTCTTTGGCTTTTTTCGGACATAGCGGGAGCAGACGCAAACGCGGCAGGCCGTCTGAAAAACGGTTTTCAGACGGCCTGCCGGTTTGCCGGAACAAGGGTTGCGCGCTTATTTTTTGCCGTATTTGACATCGTATTTCAATTCGGTCAGCACGTTTTTCAGGTTGTAATCGAGTATGTCCTGCACCAGCGCGGGCACTTCCGACTGCACGGCCTGATACAGCCGGCTGTTGAGGTGGGCGGCCTCGCGGGAAACGGCGGTGCGCACCAGGCCGTTCACCGCGTCGGTGAGGTGCGGGGTGAGCCGCCCCATCAGCCGCGCCACCAGCTCCTGCTCGGAAAGGCAGAACACGGGGCGGCCGGCGGGCACGCCCTGCGGGTCGAGCACGTTGACGCTGACGGGGATGTCCTGCGGATGGAACACCGGTTCGGCTTCGTCCTGCGCGGCCGTTTTTGCGGCGGCGGGCTTGGGGTTGAACCAGACCGTTTGTTTTTCCAAAACTTCTTCCGCCTTCGCCCCGCCCTGCAAGGCGTTTTGCGCGTTCAGCCAGTCTTCTTCCAGCAATACGGTGGCATCGGCCTCGGTCAGCTCGCCCGCCAGCGCGGCGTTGTGGCGGTTCTGCCAGTTTTTCAGATAGTTTTGCAGAATCTGCTTTTTATAGCCCTCGTGGGCGCGGCGGTTGCGCGGCGGCTCGGCCGTTTCGGCGGCGGCGGCGCGGGCAGGCTGCGCGTCGCGTTTTTCGCGCAGCTTTTGCAGTTTCTTTTCCCATTCCGGTTGCTTGTTCGACATGGTTATCTTCGGCTGGACGGCTTATAATGCCCGCCATTTTAACAGAATTTACGAAAGGTTCGGACGATGGGCGACACAGAGCAACGCTTGGAATATCTCGAAGAAACCGTCGAAACGCTGCGCATGCAGAACCGCGTGCTCGGCGCGGCCTTCAACGGCCTGCTGCGCGGCCTGCCCGCCGACACCGCGCAGGACGTAACCGAAGCCGTGCGCCAGGCCTTCGACGACGCGCTGGCCGAGCTGGAATACGCCGACAGCGCGCGCGCCGAGCTGTTCCACGACGCGACTTACACATTCTTCCGTGAAAAAGAGTAAATTTGTGATAAAATCGCATCGTTTCAAAATAAACGTTCCGCGCCGCAACGCGCATGATTAAAGGATAAAACATGAACATCAAACAATGGATTGCCACCGCCGCCGCCGCCGCCCTCCTCGCCGCCTGCGGCGGGCAGCAGAACCAGGCCGCCAACACCCCCGCCTCTTCCGCCCCCGCCGCGCCGCAGGAAGGCAAGGTTTACCGCGTTGCCGCCAACGCCGAATTCGCCCCCTTTGAATTCATGGACACAAACAACAACGTGCAGGGCTTTGATGTGGATTTGATAAACGCCATGGCCAAAGCGGGCGGCTTCCGGGTGGAATTCAAACACCAGCCGTGGGACAGCCTGTTTGCCGCGCTGGGCAACGGCGATGTGGATATCCTCGCCTCCGCCGTAACCATCACCGACGAGCGCAAACAGTCGATGGACTTCTCCGACCCCTACTACAAAATCACCCAGGTCATCCTCGTGCCGCAGGGCAAAGACATCAAATCGGCCGAAGACCTGAAAAAAGCCAACAAAGTCGGCGTGGTAACCGGAACCACCGGCGATTTGGCCGTGGGCAAACTGCTGGGCGCGGACAACGGCAAAATCGCCCGTTTCGAGAACATCACCCTCGTTACCAAAGAGCTGGAAAACGGCGGCCTCGATGCGGTGGTCAGCGACAGCGCGGTGGTGGCCAACTATGTGAAAAACAACGGCAACAAAGGCTTCACCATGGTTACCGTGCCCGATTTCCCCGAAGAAAACTACGGCTTCGTCGTGCGCAAAGGCGACACCGAAACCCAAGCCGCGCTCAACGCCGCGCTGAAAAAAGTGCGCGAATCGGGCGAATACGACAAAATCGCCGAAAAATACTTTGCCAAGGGCGAATAAACCCGCCGCAGCATAGCAAGAGGCCGTCTGAAAACCTGCAAACGGGCTTTCAGGCGGCCTCAACACTTGTGCGCACCAAATTCAAAAAAAAACAGCCGCAGACAAAATCTGCGGCTGTTTTGCGAATGGGGCGGCGAGCCCGACCCCCGGCACTGGCGCGTCGGAATGGGCTGCTGGCTTCCGCCCCTGACCCGTTGTTCCAAGTTGCCATGCGGGGAGACCCGCCAACGAAGCGGCGCATTATAGAGGCTTTGCCGCAAAACGCAAACCTTATTTTTGCCCGCCGGCGGATTGTCGGCATTCTTACTTGAAACGGCCTGAAATTTACATTACATTGCAACAAACCCGACAGGCCGTCTGAAAGCGCAGCTTCAGCGCAACCAAAACCGCTTTTCAGACGGCCTGCATCAAACAATAAACAATAAACAAAACACGGAACACAAACCATGACCACCGCCCTCCCCGCCGCAGCCCCCGCGCGTATGCGCGAAATCCCCTACAACTACACTTCCTACACCGACCGCGAAATCGTAATCCGTCTGTTGGGCGATGAAGCCTGGCAGACGCTGGAAGACTTGCGCGCGCAGCGCAAAACCGGCCGCTCGGCGCGGATGCTGTTTGAAGTGTTGGGCGATATTTGGGTGGTGGAGCGCAATCCGTATCTGGTCGACGATTTGCTCGCGCACCCCAAGCGCCGCGCGGCTTTGGTGGGCGAGATGCGCCACCGTTTGGGCGAAATCCACAAGCGGCGCGACGACAATCCGCAGGTTGCCATGCTCGTAGCGGCGGCCGAAGCGGCGGTAAAGCGTTTTGACGAAAGTTTCGACGCCACCCGTGCCAAGCGCGAGCGCATCTTGCAGCGGCTCTCGAAAATCACCAAGCCGCACAATATTATGTTTGACGGGCTGGCGCGGGTTACCCACGTTACCGACGCGACCGACTGGCGCGTGGAATATCCCTTTGTGGTGGTCAACCCCGATTCCGAAGCCGAAGTCGCGCCGCTGGTGCGCGCGCTGATTGAGCTGGATTTGGTGATTATTCCGCGCGGCGGCGGCACGGGTTATACCGGCGGTGCGGTGCCGCTGGATGCCAACAGCGCGGTGATCAACACCGAAAAACTCGATTTGCACGGCGGCGTGCAGTATGTGCCGCTGGCCGGTTTGGACGGCAAGCATCCCATCATCCATTGCGGCGCGGGCGTGGTAACGCGGCGGGTGGAAGAAACCGCGCATCAGGCCGGGCTGGTGTTTGCCGTTGACCCCACTTCGGCCGACGCTTCCTGCGTGGGCGGCAATGTGGCGATGAACGCGGGCGGCAAAAAGGCCGTGCTGTGGGGCACGGCGCTGGACAATCTGGCCTACTGGCAGATGGTCAACCCGCAGGGCGAATGGCTGCGCATCGAGCGCGTGCGCCACAATTTCGGCAAAATCCACGACGAAGAAACGGCGGTGTTTGACGTGCACACGCTGGATTCAGACGGCCTTAAAGTGGTGAAAACCGAGCGGCTGGAAATCCCCGGCCACAAATTCCGCAAAGTCGGTTTGGGCAAAGACGTTACCGACAAATTCCTAAGCGGCCTGCCGGGCGTGCAGAAAGAAGGCACCGACGGCATCATTACCAGCGTGGCTTTTGTGCTGCACACCATGCCCAAGCATACGCGCACGGTGTGCATGGAATTTTTCGGCACAGTGGCCAAGGCCACGCCGTCCA
The window above is part of the Neisseria bacilliformis genome. Proteins encoded here:
- a CDS encoding glutamine--tRNA ligase/YqeY domain fusion protein, producing the protein MLHKDQFADNHFIRTLIEEDLKSGKHTAIQTRFPPEPNGYLHIGHAKSICLNFGLAYVYDGLCNLRFDDTNPEKESDEYVNSIKEDVQWLGFEWAGEPRFASNYFDQLYDYAVGLIKDGKAYVDDLTPEEMREYRGTLTEAGKNSPYRDRSIEENLDLFTRMKNGEFPDGSKTLRLKIDMASGNINMRDPVIYRIRRAHHHNTGDKWCIYPMYDYTHCISDAIEGITHSLCTLEFEAHRPLYDWVLDNIPAPHATRPRQYEFSRLELLYSITSKRKLNQLVADGHVAGWDDPRMPTISGMRRRGYTPEGLRLFAKRAGISKSENVIDMSVLEGAIREELENSAPRMIAVLNPLKVTLTNFDPDQAQSRYAPYHPNHEEMGGRELPISPTLYIEADDFAENPPKGFKRLVPGGEVRLRHSYVMRCDEVVKDADGHVVELKCSLDYDTLGKNPEGRKVKGVIHWLSAEHAVPATVRLYERLFTEPRPDAVRGADGEYLPFTDFLNPESVREIQAWVEASANDLPPESRWQFERLGYFVTDRRDHAQGKPVFNRTVTLKDTWQAKV
- a CDS encoding MetQ/NlpA family ABC transporter substrate-binding protein, with translation MNAFAKLTLAAALGFGLAACGGQSGSPAASGAAGSAPAASDKTEIRFGTTPGDFADMIKDQIQPALEKQGYTVTLTEYPDYVTPNKALAENAIDINIFQHKPYLDGFKAEHKLDLVEVFQVPTAPLGIYPGKLAKLEDVKSGSTVAIPNDPSNLARALVMLNELGWIKLKDGIDPLKASRADIAENSKNIEFVEMEAANLPRSRQDVDFAIVNGNYAMSSGMKLTESLFQEPSFTYVNWSAVRTADKDAKWVKDVTDAYNTDSFKAYAHQRFAGYKYPAAWGEGAAAGAKAEAASTASAAK
- the scpB gene encoding SMC-Scp complex subunit ScpB, producing the protein MNDKLPPDALIEAALLTQPEPLGEKTLRQLCDPPLSQDKLIDVLGSLKARWHGRALQLAHTAEGWRFQTVPAAFERLGALQETRSPRYSRAVMETLAIIAYQQPVTRGDIEDIRGVAVSQNVMQTLLDRGWIETVGRRDTVGRPALWATTPAFLADLQLESLESLPPLTELGELVLPETAALPPAPDGEDADGDDADGTGRG
- the recO gene encoding DNA repair protein RecO; amino-acid sequence: MSEKSQRINHEPAFLLAAAPWRESSLRLEMYSRRYGRVSLLARSARKRQSELRGVLVPFVPVSVSWYGGAETKTLHRAEWLGGWPQPQGRALLSGLYLNELVLKLTPREDAQPAVYDALAQALKSVCTETAHAAALRRFEWRLLTELGYAPDLQSDADGNPVRAGTRYLIAAEQPPQPYAGGSVPQDALTADGGILRQLHEGRFEGGESLHEALKITRLLLDFRLPEGIRARLVLQQMQQFAPPPAPTDTESAAAE
- a CDS encoding NGO1151 family protein is translated as MGDTEQRLEYLEETVETLRMQNRVLGAAFNGLLRGLPADTAQDVTEAVRQAFDDALAELEYADSARAELFHDATYTFFREKE
- a CDS encoding basic amino acid ABC transporter substrate-binding protein yields the protein MNIKQWIATAAAAALLAACGGQQNQAANTPASSAPAAPQEGKVYRVAANAEFAPFEFMDTNNNVQGFDVDLINAMAKAGGFRVEFKHQPWDSLFAALGNGDVDILASAVTITDERKQSMDFSDPYYKITQVILVPQGKDIKSAEDLKKANKVGVVTGTTGDLAVGKLLGADNGKIARFENITLVTKELENGGLDAVVSDSAVVANYVKNNGNKGFTMVTVPDFPEENYGFVVRKGDTETQAALNAALKKVRESGEYDKIAEKYFAKGE